One window of the Carnobacterium maltaromaticum DSM 20342 genome contains the following:
- a CDS encoding APC family permease codes for MSERQLKKEVSSLTALTVVVGTVIGAGIFFKPTAVYGAAGSPGLGLIAWILGGIIAIAGGLTVAEIGTIYTETGGMMIYLEKVFGKWLGFLVGWAQMIVYFPANIAALAIIFATQVVSLFDLKDGIIVPIAIIVAAGVMGLNLLGTKYGGFVQNIATFLKLIPIAVIIIAGLVYSGGGVVRLFPISATDHPFVTSLGSALVATVFAYDGWMNVGTLAGEMKNPGKVLPKVIIGGLSIVTAIYILINVAYLFVLDAGQLAATDTPAAAVAHLLFGNFGGKLVTIGILISVFGGINGYTISGLRIPYTLASQNLLPFSQWFGKLGKTGNMPVNGGIVMLLISIIMIISGQFNQLTDLIVFVIWIFNTLTFVAVIKLRKTAPSIERPYKVPFYPVVPLIAILGGFYIILNTLYVQPANALLGLGLTLLGLPVYLYSQKK; via the coding sequence ATGAGCGAAAGACAGTTAAAAAAAGAAGTAAGTAGTTTAACAGCCTTAACAGTAGTTGTTGGAACTGTTATTGGTGCAGGAATATTTTTTAAACCAACGGCAGTATATGGTGCTGCAGGATCACCAGGGTTAGGATTAATCGCTTGGATTTTAGGTGGTATTATTGCTATCGCAGGCGGTTTAACCGTTGCAGAGATCGGGACCATCTACACTGAAACTGGCGGTATGATGATTTATTTAGAAAAAGTTTTTGGAAAATGGTTAGGTTTTTTAGTTGGTTGGGCGCAAATGATTGTTTATTTCCCAGCTAATATTGCTGCATTAGCTATTATTTTTGCAACTCAAGTTGTTAGTTTGTTTGATTTAAAAGATGGTATTATTGTTCCAATTGCAATTATAGTTGCTGCTGGTGTAATGGGGTTAAATTTATTAGGAACAAAATATGGTGGATTTGTGCAAAATATAGCTACTTTTTTAAAACTAATTCCGATTGCGGTTATTATTATCGCCGGTTTAGTCTATTCTGGTGGTGGCGTTGTCCGGTTGTTTCCAATAAGCGCAACAGATCATCCTTTTGTAACAAGTTTAGGTTCAGCTTTAGTTGCAACAGTTTTTGCCTATGATGGTTGGATGAATGTTGGAACATTAGCTGGGGAAATGAAGAATCCTGGTAAGGTCTTGCCTAAAGTTATTATTGGAGGATTATCAATTGTTACAGCTATCTATATTTTGATTAATGTAGCGTATCTTTTTGTTTTAGACGCAGGTCAATTGGCTGCTACAGATACTCCTGCAGCAGCAGTGGCGCATCTTTTATTTGGTAATTTTGGTGGGAAATTAGTAACCATTGGAATTTTAATTTCGGTTTTTGGTGGAATCAATGGATACACCATCTCAGGATTACGTATTCCGTATACATTAGCTAGTCAAAATCTATTGCCTTTTAGCCAATGGTTTGGAAAACTAGGTAAAACAGGAAACATGCCAGTAAATGGCGGTATTGTGATGCTTTTGATTTCAATTATAATGATTATATCAGGACAATTTAATCAGCTGACAGACTTAATTGTTTTTGTTATTTGGATTTTTAATACGTTGACATTTGTGGCAGTGATTAAACTAAGGAAGACAGCTCCTAGTATTGAACGCCCATATAAGGTTCCATTTTATCCAGTTGTACCCTTGATTGCTATCTTAGGTGGATTTTACATTATCTTGAATACGTTATATGTACAGCCTGCTAATGCCTTATTAGGACTAGGTTTAACTTTATTGGGCTTACCAGTTTATTTATATAGTCAAAAGAAATAA
- the rnhC gene encoding ribonuclease HIII encodes MANEVILVDKKTVLEMKNYYQSVLKSQTPPGAVFAAKKNTVNVTGYNSGKVLFQGASASQEAQIWSSKVIDTGSTTKKKASSSKKPIDTPLPSGFSNWSVIGSDEVGTGSYFGPLTVVAAFVSKEQIPLLKELGVKDSKDLKDPQICAIAKDLLTFLPHSLLNVMPEKYNKIQPTMTQGKMKAVLHNQALGNVLAKIQPEIPDAILIDQFELPSTYYKHIADQPNQIKDKVYFQTKGEGHHLAVAAASILARYAFLKGLEEMSKDAGTTIPSGAGSTADLVAARLLKRGGINLLGKYAKLHFANTEKAKKIAGLNKK; translated from the coding sequence ATGGCAAATGAAGTCATCTTAGTTGATAAAAAAACGGTTTTAGAAATGAAGAATTATTATCAAAGTGTTTTAAAATCTCAAACGCCTCCAGGAGCGGTCTTTGCTGCAAAAAAAAATACAGTGAATGTGACAGGCTATAATTCTGGTAAAGTACTTTTTCAAGGTGCTTCGGCTTCTCAGGAAGCACAAATTTGGTCTAGCAAAGTCATAGATACTGGTTCAACCACAAAAAAGAAAGCTTCCTCCAGTAAAAAACCAATCGATACACCTTTACCTAGTGGTTTTAGTAATTGGTCTGTGATTGGAAGTGACGAGGTTGGAACGGGTAGCTATTTTGGGCCTTTAACAGTCGTGGCTGCTTTTGTTTCTAAAGAGCAAATTCCACTTTTAAAAGAGCTAGGTGTAAAAGACTCTAAAGATTTAAAGGACCCACAAATTTGTGCTATTGCAAAAGATTTATTGACGTTTTTACCTCATAGTTTATTAAATGTTATGCCCGAAAAATACAATAAAATTCAGCCAACTATGACTCAAGGAAAAATGAAAGCTGTCTTGCATAATCAAGCGTTGGGTAATGTCTTAGCTAAAATACAACCTGAGATTCCTGATGCGATTTTAATTGATCAATTTGAACTTCCTAGCACTTATTATAAACATATTGCTGATCAACCAAATCAAATCAAAGATAAAGTCTATTTTCAAACTAAAGGTGAAGGTCATCATCTAGCGGTTGCTGCTGCTTCAATTTTAGCACGTTATGCCTTTTTAAAAGGGCTTGAAGAGATGTCTAAAGATGCCGGTACAACGATTCCGTCTGGTGCTGGTAGCACTGCCGACTTAGTTGCTGCTAGGCTCTTAAAACGTGGAGGTATCAACCTTTTAGGTAAATACGCTAAACTACACTTTGCAAATACCGAGAAAGCAAAAAAAATTGCTGGTTTAAATAAAAAATAA
- a CDS encoding cell division protein ZapA — MSGGKKRFKATIAGKSYTIVGSRPIEHLQLVANTVDEQIHQIKALTTGLDLEEIAVLAAVNAVSDQLEMQIKMENMQLEMEELQEKINQFEMAETKE; from the coding sequence ATGTCAGGTGGTAAAAAACGTTTCAAAGCAACCATTGCAGGAAAATCCTATACCATCGTTGGCTCTAGACCAATTGAACACCTTCAATTAGTGGCCAATACGGTGGATGAACAGATACATCAAATCAAAGCTTTAACAACCGGACTAGATTTAGAAGAAATTGCGGTATTAGCAGCTGTTAATGCTGTGTCTGATCAATTGGAAATGCAAATAAAAATGGAAAATATGCAACTTGAAATGGAAGAATTACAAGAGAAAATTAATCAGTTCGAAATGGCTGAAACAAAAGAGTAG
- a CDS encoding CvpA family protein, with amino-acid sequence MLSLGIILIIAIGFYSGARRGLVLQIVLTIGYLLSYLVARIYYIRLGSQLELFVPYPSATENSTFVFFDHSLGLELDKAFYNAVAFMLIIFVGWLLTRFVGSFLNSLTFFPIVRQANYLGGGMLGFVVSYTAVFLILSILAMIPMESIQNALGQSGLAQMIVKNTPILSNQIYNWWIGTIK; translated from the coding sequence ATGCTTTCATTAGGAATTATATTAATTATAGCAATTGGTTTTTATAGCGGGGCAAGAAGAGGCCTAGTATTACAAATCGTTCTAACAATTGGTTATTTACTATCCTATTTAGTTGCAAGAATATATTATATAAGATTAGGATCACAACTAGAATTATTTGTGCCTTATCCCTCAGCAACTGAAAATAGTACGTTTGTATTTTTTGATCATAGTCTTGGATTAGAATTGGATAAAGCTTTTTACAATGCAGTAGCATTTATGCTGATTATTTTTGTAGGCTGGTTGCTGACTAGATTTGTTGGTTCCTTTTTAAATTCATTGACCTTTTTTCCGATAGTTAGACAAGCTAATTATTTAGGTGGAGGCATGTTAGGTTTTGTCGTCTCTTACACTGCAGTCTTTCTAATTTTGAGTATTTTAGCAATGATTCCAATGGAAAGTATTCAAAATGCATTAGGACAAAGTGGTTTGGCTCAGATGATTGTAAAAAATACACCAATTTTATCCAATCAAATCTATAATTGGTGGATTGGAACAATTAAGTAA
- a CDS encoding endonuclease MutS2 gives MNTKIMQTLEFDKIKKALIAYTASELGRVEVEELMPATDLTKVQQWQEETEDGAKLLRLKGGMPIPKLQNIKPHLKRLEIGAMLNGIEIAQIGKVLRTTTEVTRFFDDLSEIGVELFRLYELVAKLVTLPTLNQMIREAIDEDGHVMDDASQALKGIRTGMKRSESNIREKLDSLIRGKNAQYLSDALVTMRNDRYVIPVKAEYRNHFGGVVHDQSSTGQTLFIEPQSVVDLNNKLRQLQIEERQEIDRILAELSNEIAPYGAEILNNMFLLGKLDFIGAKAAYGKNIKATRPLVNEENDVRFIQARHPLIDEKQAVANDILIGGDYQALVITGPNTGGKTITLKTLGLLQLMGQSGLQLPVAEGSQMGIFTEVFADIGDEQSIEQSLSTFSSHMTNIVSILNKIDDKSLILFDELGAGTDPQEGAALAIAILDQVGAVGSYVMATTHYPELKAYGYNRPGTINASMEFDVETLSPTYRLLIGVPGRSNAFEISKRLGLDTAVIDSARSLIDGESQNLNEMIADLENRRKMTEMEYHEVRQYVEEAETLYQDLTTALEQFFGEREDLVKKAREKANQIVSEAEEEASKIVSDLRKMQLTGQFEGGIKEHELIDAKSKLANLHHEETLTKNKVLKKAKAKQQFKKGDEVIVASYGQRGTLMEKVEGNNWLVQLGILKMKIKESDMTLAQPEKEPTRKMVATVRSSNDSHVSTQLDLRGERYESALSEMDQYLDAALLAGYPQVTIVHGKGTGALRQGVTEALKNHRSVKKFETAPQNQGGNGATIVYFS, from the coding sequence TTGAATACAAAAATTATGCAAACTCTAGAGTTTGATAAAATAAAAAAAGCTTTAATCGCTTACACCGCCTCAGAATTAGGACGAGTGGAAGTCGAAGAATTAATGCCAGCGACAGATCTTACTAAAGTTCAACAATGGCAAGAAGAAACGGAAGATGGAGCTAAGTTGTTACGCTTAAAAGGCGGGATGCCAATTCCTAAATTACAAAATATTAAACCTCATTTAAAACGTTTAGAAATCGGCGCAATGTTGAATGGGATTGAAATTGCTCAAATTGGGAAAGTTTTGCGAACAACTACAGAAGTGACACGCTTTTTTGATGATTTATCAGAAATCGGCGTAGAATTGTTTAGACTCTATGAGCTCGTAGCTAAATTAGTTACATTGCCTACTTTAAATCAAATGATTCGTGAAGCAATTGATGAAGATGGACACGTCATGGATGATGCAAGTCAAGCTTTAAAAGGGATTAGAACGGGAATGAAACGTTCAGAAAGTAATATCCGTGAAAAGTTAGATAGTCTTATCAGAGGAAAAAATGCTCAGTATTTAAGTGATGCACTTGTAACTATGCGAAATGATCGCTATGTAATTCCTGTAAAAGCAGAATACCGTAACCATTTTGGTGGTGTTGTTCATGATCAAAGTTCGACTGGGCAAACTTTATTTATTGAACCACAAAGTGTGGTTGATTTAAATAATAAACTACGTCAACTTCAAATAGAAGAACGACAAGAAATTGATCGGATTTTGGCTGAGCTATCAAATGAAATAGCTCCTTATGGTGCCGAAATTTTAAATAACATGTTTCTGTTAGGAAAGTTAGATTTTATTGGTGCTAAGGCTGCATATGGTAAAAATATCAAAGCAACTAGGCCGTTAGTTAATGAAGAAAATGATGTCCGTTTCATTCAAGCACGTCACCCACTTATTGATGAAAAACAAGCAGTGGCAAATGACATTTTAATTGGTGGAGACTATCAAGCTTTGGTTATCACAGGACCAAATACTGGTGGGAAAACAATTACTTTGAAAACATTAGGGTTATTGCAACTAATGGGCCAATCGGGTTTACAACTGCCTGTGGCTGAAGGTAGTCAAATGGGGATATTTACAGAAGTATTTGCTGATATTGGAGACGAACAGTCTATTGAGCAAAGCTTAAGTACTTTTTCATCTCATATGACAAATATTGTTTCGATTTTGAATAAAATTGATGATAAAAGCCTAATTCTATTTGATGAATTAGGTGCTGGGACGGATCCCCAAGAAGGTGCAGCTTTAGCTATTGCGATTTTAGATCAAGTTGGGGCCGTGGGCAGTTATGTTATGGCCACTACTCATTATCCAGAATTGAAAGCCTATGGTTATAATCGTCCTGGAACCATCAATGCAAGCATGGAATTTGATGTGGAAACACTTAGTCCAACTTATCGCTTATTAATTGGTGTGCCAGGTCGAAGTAATGCCTTTGAAATCTCAAAACGTTTGGGCTTAGATACTGCAGTTATTGACTCTGCTAGAAGTTTAATTGATGGCGAAAGTCAAAATTTAAATGAAATGATTGCGGACTTAGAGAATCGCCGTAAAATGACTGAAATGGAATACCATGAAGTTCGACAATATGTTGAAGAAGCAGAAACGCTCTATCAAGACTTAACGACAGCATTAGAGCAATTTTTTGGCGAACGAGAAGACTTAGTCAAAAAAGCTCGTGAAAAGGCGAATCAAATAGTTTCAGAAGCTGAAGAAGAAGCCAGTAAAATCGTGAGTGACTTACGTAAAATGCAGCTAACTGGTCAATTTGAAGGCGGAATTAAAGAGCATGAATTGATTGACGCTAAATCAAAATTAGCGAATCTTCATCATGAAGAAACACTAACGAAGAATAAAGTTCTAAAAAAAGCTAAAGCAAAACAACAATTTAAAAAAGGGGACGAAGTAATCGTCGCTTCATATGGACAAAGAGGAACTCTAATGGAGAAAGTCGAAGGCAATAATTGGCTAGTTCAATTAGGGATTCTAAAAATGAAAATCAAAGAGAGCGACATGACCTTAGCGCAACCAGAGAAAGAGCCAACACGTAAAATGGTTGCGACGGTTCGTTCTAGCAATGATAGTCATGTATCAACACAATTAGATTTACGTGGCGAACGTTATGAGTCAGCCTTAAGTGAAATGGACCAATATTTAGATGCCGCCTTATTAGCGGGTTACCCACAAGTCACTATTGTTCATGGAAAAGGCACTGGAGCATTAAGACAAGGCGTTACAGAAGCACTTAAAAATCATCGTTCAGTGAAAAAATTTGAAACTGCTCCGCAAAATCAAGGTGGAAATGGAGCGACCATTGTTTATTTTAGCTAA
- the trxA gene encoding thioredoxin, whose translation MVLAVTDKTFETETKEGLVITDFWATWCGPCRMQSPVLDELETEIGDKVKIVKMDVDANPVVPADFGIMSIPTLLVKKDGEVVEKLVGYHAKEQLEEIIAKYA comes from the coding sequence ATGGTATTAGCAGTAACAGATAAAACATTTGAAACAGAAACAAAAGAGGGATTAGTTATTACAGATTTTTGGGCAACTTGGTGTGGTCCATGTCGTATGCAATCTCCAGTCCTAGATGAATTAGAAACAGAAATTGGCGATAAAGTTAAAATCGTAAAAATGGATGTGGATGCCAATCCAGTAGTTCCAGCTGATTTTGGAATTATGAGTATCCCAACGTTGTTAGTTAAAAAAGATGGCGAAGTAGTTGAAAAATTAGTTGGCTACCATGCTAAAGAACAATTAGAAGAAATTATCGCTAAGTACGCTTAG
- a CDS encoding alpha/beta fold hydrolase, whose protein sequence is MKSVYIPVEGTEIFFRIDGKGSPLVLLHGNGEDSRIFEKQILFFSEHYQVIAIDTRGHGRSEHGTDILNFTRIALDIVAVLDYLSIEKADFIGFSDGGNSAMYLTVKHPSYVKSLILIGANLEPKGMKKTSFLGVKLAYRTTSFLANFSSKFNQRKQIIDLMLKQLNLTTDQLKTINVPTLVIAGEKDMIEEEHTRLIAESIPNAQLAIIPAADHFFIMKHPEMFNKLALEFLLFNSDKTEVNAN, encoded by the coding sequence ATGAAATCAGTCTATATCCCAGTTGAGGGAACAGAAATTTTTTTTCGGATAGATGGCAAAGGGTCTCCTTTAGTTTTATTACATGGAAACGGGGAAGACAGTCGTATTTTTGAAAAGCAAATTTTATTTTTCAGCGAGCATTATCAAGTCATTGCTATTGATACACGAGGTCATGGACGATCAGAACATGGTACGGATATTTTGAATTTCACTCGAATTGCTTTGGATATTGTGGCCGTATTAGACTATTTATCAATTGAAAAAGCTGATTTTATTGGATTTAGTGACGGTGGAAATAGCGCTATGTACTTGACTGTGAAGCATCCAAGTTATGTAAAATCCTTAATTTTAATTGGAGCGAATTTGGAACCAAAAGGGATGAAAAAAACATCTTTTTTAGGGGTGAAATTAGCCTATCGTACAACGTCATTTTTAGCGAATTTTAGTTCGAAGTTTAACCAACGTAAACAAATTATTGATCTAATGTTAAAACAATTAAATTTAACAACAGATCAACTCAAAACAATAAATGTTCCAACATTGGTAATTGCTGGAGAAAAGGATATGATTGAAGAAGAGCATACGAGATTAATTGCTGAGTCAATTCCCAATGCTCAGCTAGCCATTATTCCAGCTGCGGATCATTTTTTTATTATGAAGCATCCAGAAATGTTTAACAAATTAGCCTTGGAATTTTTGCTGTTTAATTCGGATAAGACTGAGGTAAATGCTAACTAA
- the uvrC gene encoding excinuclease ABC subunit UvrC has product MKNEHIEHKLALLPNQPGCYLMKDKNGTIIYVGKAKILKNRVRSYFRGSHDTKTERLVSEIADFEYIVTGSNIEALLLEINLIKKNDPKYNIMLKDDKTYPFIKITNEKYPRLLITRKVLKDKATYFGPYPDVKAANETKKLLDKLYPLRKCKVLPNRVCLYYHLGQCLAPCIQEIPKETYTEMVEEIKRFLNGGYQEVKQEIEEKMQQASLNLEFEKAAEFRDQINSIVTTMEQQKMTSADFVDRDVFGYAVDKGWMCVQVFFVRQGKLIERDVSLFPFYNEPEEDFLAFIGQFYQKNHHFIPKEILIPKDSDAKSVEALVTANVLQPKRGQKKELVELANKNAAVSLSEKFSLIEKKEERTYGAVKKLGDAMNIPLPSRIEAFDNSNTMGVDPVSAMVVFLDGQPARNEYRKYKIKTVVGPDDYASMREVIYRRYARVLKEDLPLPDLVVIDGGKGQVDAAREVLENQLGLDIPIAGLAKDNKHRTSELLFGPELQTIPLKRNSQEFFLLQRIQDEVHRFAITFHRQLRNKNSFASKLDGIDGLGPTRKKNLLKAFKSMKNIQEASIEELKAIGLPKNVAENVYEKFKQPELNPELDSDK; this is encoded by the coding sequence ATGAAGAATGAACATATTGAGCACAAATTGGCTCTACTACCTAATCAACCAGGATGCTATTTGATGAAAGATAAGAATGGTACTATTATTTATGTTGGCAAGGCGAAAATTTTGAAAAATCGTGTGCGCTCTTATTTTCGAGGTAGCCATGATACGAAAACTGAACGTCTGGTTAGTGAAATTGCTGATTTTGAATATATTGTTACAGGGTCAAATATCGAAGCTTTGTTGCTGGAAATTAATTTGATTAAAAAAAATGATCCTAAATACAATATCATGTTAAAGGATGATAAAACCTATCCTTTTATTAAAATTACGAATGAAAAATATCCTAGATTATTGATTACTCGTAAAGTCTTAAAAGATAAAGCCACTTATTTTGGTCCTTATCCAGATGTTAAAGCTGCAAATGAAACGAAAAAGTTATTGGATAAATTATATCCGCTTCGTAAGTGTAAAGTTTTGCCTAATCGGGTTTGTTTATATTACCATTTGGGTCAATGCTTAGCGCCTTGTATCCAAGAAATTCCCAAAGAAACTTACACTGAAATGGTCGAAGAGATTAAACGTTTTTTAAATGGTGGTTATCAAGAAGTAAAACAAGAGATAGAAGAAAAAATGCAACAAGCTAGTCTTAATCTTGAATTTGAAAAAGCTGCTGAATTTAGAGATCAAATCAATTCTATTGTGACAACAATGGAGCAACAAAAGATGACAAGTGCCGACTTTGTTGATCGAGATGTTTTTGGTTATGCAGTTGATAAAGGCTGGATGTGTGTACAAGTATTTTTTGTTCGTCAAGGCAAATTAATTGAACGAGATGTTTCACTTTTCCCATTTTATAATGAACCAGAAGAAGACTTTTTAGCTTTTATTGGTCAGTTTTATCAAAAAAATCACCATTTTATTCCAAAAGAAATCTTAATCCCTAAAGATAGCGATGCTAAAAGCGTTGAAGCCTTAGTGACGGCGAATGTTCTGCAACCAAAACGTGGTCAGAAAAAAGAATTGGTTGAACTTGCTAATAAAAATGCAGCAGTCTCCTTATCCGAGAAATTCTCTTTAATTGAAAAGAAAGAAGAACGTACTTATGGAGCCGTTAAAAAGTTAGGTGATGCAATGAACATTCCCTTACCTAGCCGAATTGAAGCTTTTGATAACTCTAATACAATGGGTGTTGATCCAGTTTCAGCAATGGTTGTATTTCTAGATGGTCAACCAGCCAGAAATGAATATCGAAAATACAAAATTAAAACGGTTGTCGGGCCTGATGATTATGCTTCTATGCGTGAAGTAATCTATCGGCGGTATGCAAGAGTTTTGAAAGAAGACCTACCTTTGCCAGACTTAGTTGTTATTGATGGTGGAAAAGGGCAAGTTGACGCAGCTAGGGAAGTTTTAGAAAATCAGTTAGGCTTAGATATTCCAATTGCTGGCTTAGCTAAAGATAATAAACATCGAACAAGCGAATTATTATTTGGTCCAGAATTGCAAACTATTCCTTTGAAGCGAAATAGCCAGGAATTTTTCTTGCTACAACGAATTCAAGATGAAGTCCACCGTTTTGCAATCACGTTCCATCGTCAATTGCGAAACAAAAATAGCTTTGCTTCAAAATTAGATGGGATTGATGGACTTGGTCCTACACGTAAAAAAAATCTTTTAAAAGCTTTTAAGTCGATGAAAAATATTCAAGAGGCTAGTATTGAAGAGTTAAAAGCTATTGGCTTGCCTAAGAATGTTGCAGAAAATGTCTATGAGAAATTTAAGCAACCTGAATTAAATCCGGAATTAGATTCAGATAAATAA
- a CDS encoding teichoic acid D-Ala incorporation-associated protein DltX has translation MFAKLQKLKENQIFIFCAKTVFYFVVLLILVYLYDYTNTNSGNFIYNEF, from the coding sequence ATGTTTGCCAAACTTCAAAAATTAAAAGAAAATCAAATTTTTATTTTTTGTGCTAAAACTGTTTTTTATTTTGTTGTATTACTAATTCTAGTTTACTTATATGATTATACTAACACAAATAGTGGGAATTTTATTTACAATGAATTCTAG
- the dltA gene encoding D-alanine--poly(phosphoribitol) ligase subunit DltA, translated as MKQTIIQRLNDLAIADPTAICYEKAGKTYTYLDLKEQSDRIAVYFQSINLTPKSPILVFGGLEFEMVATFIGAIKAGHAYIPVDSHTPSERLEQIIAIAEPEVVVTLSELPHQLSEMTKEITAEELEGIRQTPTQKDLDANIAVKGSDNFYIIFTSGTTGAPKGVQISHDNLLSFSEWMLSDFDLIKGQRFLAQAPYSFDLSVMDLYPALLSGGTLVPLEKEITNNFKQLFEVLPTLKVNVWVSTPSFIDICLLDKNFSSEEYPGLTTFLFCGEELTNSTATLLMQRFPNAQIFNTYGPTEATVAVTQVQIKPETLSKYSRLPIGRVKSDTKIILVDENLKEVPPGQVGEMVITGPSVSKGYLNNPEKTNAAFYEIDGVGAYLTGDTGKYEGDLLFYQGRLDFQIKLHGYRIELEDIDHNIEQVSYVKAATVVPKLKEHKAHSLVAYVVAEPHEFEKEYQLTNAIKKELAPLIMDYMMPNKWIYVDQLPLTSNGKVDRKGLMNEVNK; from the coding sequence ATGAAACAAACAATTATTCAACGCTTAAATGACCTAGCGATAGCAGATCCAACAGCGATCTGTTATGAAAAAGCAGGAAAGACATATACTTATTTAGATTTAAAAGAGCAGTCGGATCGGATTGCAGTCTACTTTCAATCAATTAATCTAACTCCAAAAAGTCCAATTTTAGTTTTTGGAGGGTTAGAATTTGAAATGGTGGCTACTTTTATTGGCGCTATCAAGGCAGGACATGCCTATATTCCTGTTGATAGCCACACTCCTTCTGAACGTTTAGAGCAAATTATAGCTATTGCTGAACCTGAGGTAGTTGTAACTTTATCTGAATTACCGCATCAACTAAGTGAAATGACTAAAGAAATAACAGCTGAAGAACTAGAGGGCATTAGACAAACTCCAACGCAGAAAGATCTTGATGCAAACATAGCCGTTAAAGGATCAGATAATTTTTATATTATCTTTACTTCTGGAACAACTGGAGCTCCAAAAGGCGTGCAAATCAGTCATGATAATTTGTTGAGCTTTAGTGAGTGGATGTTGTCAGATTTTGATTTAATAAAAGGACAACGTTTTTTAGCACAAGCTCCTTATTCTTTTGATTTATCGGTAATGGATCTGTATCCAGCTTTGTTATCAGGAGGAACTCTAGTGCCTTTAGAAAAAGAAATTACCAATAATTTCAAACAGTTATTTGAAGTTTTACCAACACTAAAAGTAAATGTTTGGGTTTCGACTCCTTCATTTATTGATATTTGCTTATTAGATAAGAACTTTTCTAGTGAAGAATATCCTGGTCTGACAACTTTCTTGTTCTGTGGTGAAGAATTAACCAATAGTACGGCGACGCTTTTAATGCAACGCTTCCCTAATGCGCAAATTTTTAATACCTATGGACCAACAGAAGCGACAGTTGCAGTCACACAAGTGCAAATCAAACCAGAGACACTTAGCAAATATTCTCGTTTACCAATTGGACGCGTAAAGTCAGACACAAAAATTATTTTAGTGGATGAAAACTTAAAAGAGGTCCCACCGGGTCAGGTTGGGGAAATGGTTATAACCGGTCCGAGTGTTTCGAAAGGGTATCTGAATAACCCTGAAAAAACAAATGCCGCATTTTATGAAATTGATGGTGTAGGAGCATATTTGACTGGGGATACTGGTAAATACGAAGGAGACTTATTATTTTATCAAGGTCGTCTTGATTTTCAAATTAAATTACATGGCTATCGGATTGAACTAGAAGACATTGATCACAATATTGAACAAGTTTCCTACGTTAAAGCTGCGACGGTTGTACCAAAATTAAAAGAGCATAAGGCGCATAGCTTAGTTGCCTATGTGGTGGCAGAGCCTCATGAATTTGAAAAAGAGTATCAATTGACAAATGCAATCAAAAAAGAACTAGCTCCGTTAATTATGGACTATATGATGCCAAACAAATGGATCTATGTAGATCAATTGCCTCTAACAAGTAATGGCAAGGTGGATCGTAAGGGTCTAATGAATGAGGTGAACAAATGA